The stretch of DNA GGAAAATGGCCGTATCAGTCTGCTGCCGGAAATCGGCACGCAATTCCTGGCGTTGAAAAACGCCGCGGAAGGCGCCGCAGACGCCGAGATCACCAGCGCCTTCGAACTGGACGCCGCGCAAGTGAGCACGCTGATCGCTACGCTGGAAAAGAAATTCAGCCGCAAGCTGAACCCGGTTGTAACCGTGGACCCAGCCCTGATCGGCGGTGTACGCGTGGTGGTCGGTGACGAAGTGCTGGACACTTCGGTGCGCGCCAAGCTGCAGCAAATGCGTGTTGCACTGGTCGCTTAATCTGCGGCCGGCTTAGAACAGATTCTTCATCTCGCGCAAGCTGAGAGAAACACTTTTAGGAGTTAGTATGCAACTCAACCCATCTGAAATCAGCGAGCTGATCAAGAGCCGTATCGAAGGCCTTGATGGTGGCGCTGAAGTACGTAACCAAGGCACGGTTATTTCCGTCGCCGACGGTATCGTCCGTATCCACGGCCTGTCGGACGTGATGCAAGGCGAGATGCTGGAATTCCCAGGCAACACCTTCGGCCTGGCCATGAATCTGGAACGTGATTCGGTCGGTTCCGTGATCCTGGGTGCTTACGAGCACATCTCGGAAGGCGACACCGTCAAAACCACCGGCCGTATTCTGGAAGTGCCAGTCGGTCCGGAACTGCGTGGCCGCGTGGTCAACGCCCTGGGCCAGCCGATCGACGGCAAAGGCGCCATCGCTACCAAGCTGACCTCGCCAATCGAAAAGATTGCCCCAGGCGTGATCGCCCGTGAGTCCGTCTCGCAGCCAATGCAGACCGGCCTGAAATCGATCGATGCGATGGTACCAATCGGCCGTGGCCAGCGCGAGCTGATCATTGGCGACCGCCAGACCGGTAAATCGGCTGTGGCGGTGGATGCGATCATCAACCAAAAAGGCCAGGGCATGACGTGTATCTACGTCGCCATCGGTCAAAAAGCCTCGACCATCAAGAACATCGTGCGCTCGCTGGAAGAGCACGGCGCGCTGGAGTACACCATCGTGGTCGCCGCTTCGGCGTCGGAATCGGCTGCCATGCAGTACATTTCGGCCTACTCGGGTTGCACCATGGGCGAATACTTCCGCGACCGCGGTGAAGATGCGCTGATCGTCTACGATGACCTGTCGAAGCAAGCTGTTGCTTACCGTCAGATCTCGCTGCTGCTGCGCCGTCCACCAGGCCGCGAAGCGTACCCAGGCGACGTGTTCTACCTGCACAGCCGTCTGCTGGAACGCGCAGCCCGCGTCAACGCCGACTACGTCGAAGCCTTCACCAAGGGTGAAGTCAAAGGCAAGACCGGTTCGCTGACCGCACTGCCGATCATCGAAACCCAGGCGGGTGACGTCTCGGCCTTCGTGCCGACCAACGTGATTTCGATTACCGACGGCCAGATCTTCCTGGAAACCTCGCTGTTCAACGCCGGTATCCGTCCTGCGATTAACGCCGGTATCTCGGTGTCGCGCGTTGGTGGTGCTGCTCAGACCAAGGTCATCAAAAACCTGTCGGGCGGTATCCGTACCGACCTGGCCCAGTACCGTGAACTGGCTGCGTTCGCGCAGTTCGCTTCGGACCTGGACGAGTCGACCCGCAAGCAGCTGGACCGCGGCGCCCGCGTGACCGAACTGCTGAAACAGAAACAGTACTCGCCACTGTCGATCTCCCTGATGGCCGCTTCGCTGTTCGCAGTGAACAAGGGCTACCTGGATGATGTCGAAGTCAAGAAAGTGCTGTCGTTCGAAGCCGGCCTGCATGCGTACCTGAAGACCAAACAAGCTGACCTGCTGTCGAAGATTGAATCGTCGAAGCAACTGGACAAAGACGGCGAAGCAACGCTGTCGGCCGCCATTGCCGACTTCAAGAAATCCGGCGCATTTTAAGGTGCTTGGCGCTCCGGGACACCCGGGAGCGCCGTCAGCGCAGAAGGAGTAAGGACTCATGGCAGTAGGCAAAGAGATACGTGGCAAGATCAAAAGCGTAGAAAATACGAAGAAGATCACCAAGGCGATGGAAATGGTTGCCGCATCGAAAATGCGCAAAGCGCAGGATCGTATGCGCGCCGCCCGTCCCTACAGTGAGAAAGTTCGTAACATCGCTGCAAATCTGGCCAACGCAAACCCAGAGTACACGCACCCGTTCCTGGCCGATGAAGCCAAGGAAACGGCGAAGGCGATTGGTTTCATCGTGGTCACGACCGACAAAGGTCTGTGCGGCGGCATGAACACCAATATCCTGCGTCTGGTGACGAACAAATCGCGTGAGCTGGAAGCCGCTGGCAACAAGATTGCTGCAGTGGCGATTGGTAATAAAGGTTTGGGTTTCCTGAATCGCGTCGGCGTGCCGGTGGTGGCGCAAGTCACCCAGATCGGCGACACCCCGCACCTGGAAAAACTGATCGGCCCGGTAAAAGTCATGCTGGAAAAGTTCCAGAATGGCGAGGTCGATGCGGTTTACCTGTGCTACACCAAGTTCATCAACACGATGAAACAGGAACCGGTGGTCCAGCAATTGCTGCCCCTGCCGGCTGCAACCAAGCAGGCTGACGCAGGTAATCACAACTGGGATTACATCTACGAGCCGGATGCAGCGACTGTCATCGACGAACTGCTGGAGCGCTATGTAGAAGCGCTGGTGTACCAGTCGGTGGCGGAAAACCTGGCGTCCGAGCAATCGGCGCGGATGGTGGCGATGAAGGCGGCCAGCGACAACGCGGGTAGCGTGATCGGCGAATTGAAGCTGATCTACAACAAGACCCGCCAGGCTGCAATTACCAAAGAACTCTCCGAAATCGTCGCCGGTGCGGCAGCGGTTTAAACGAATTTAACTATATTTGAAGGAACGAACATGGCTGATGGCAAAATCGTTCAGTGTATCGGCGCGGTGGTTGACGTTGAGTTTCCACGCAACGCAATGCCCAAGGTATTTGATGCCTTGAAGATGGAAGGCTCCGAGCTGACGCTGGAAGTACAACAACAACTGGGTGACGGCATCGTGCGTACCATTGCACTGGGTACGTCGGATGGTCTGCGTCGCGGCATGATGATCCAGAACACCGGCAAGCCAATCATGGTGCCAGTGGGTAAAGCAACCCTGGGTCGCATCATGGACGTGCTGGGCAACCCGATTGACGAATGCGGCCCGGTCGCGCACGACCAGATCGCTTCGATCCACCGCGCTCCACCAGCATACGATGAGCTGTCGCCATCGCAAGACCTGCTGGAAACCGGCATCAAGGTGATTGACCTGGTCTGCCCGTTCGCCAAAGGCGGTAAGGTGGGTCTGTTCGGTGGCGCCGGCGTCGGCAAGACCGTGAACATGATGGAACTGATCAACAACATCGCTAAAGCACACTCGGGTCTGTCCGTGTTTGCTGGCGTGGGCGAGCGTACCCGCGAAGGTAACGACTTCTACCACGAGATGGCTGATGCGAAAGTGGTCGATCTGGAAACCCCGGAAAACTCCAAAGTCGCGATGGTCTACGGTCAGATGAATGAACCACCAGGCAACCGTCTGCGCGTCGCGCTGACCGGTCTGACCATGGCGGAAGCGTTCCGTGATGAAGGCAAAGACGTGCTGTTCTTCGTCGACAACATCTACCGCTTCACCCTGGCCGGTACCGAAGTATCCGCACTGCTGGGCCGTATGCCTTCCGCAGTGGGTTACCAGCCTACCCTGGCCGAAGAGATGGGCCGTCTGCAAGAGCGCATCACCTCGACCAAAACCGGTTCGATCACCTCGATCCAGGCCGTGTACGTGCCAGCGGATGACTTGACCGACCCGTCGCCAGCGACCACCTTCGGTCACCTGGATTCGACCGTCGTTCTGTCGCGTGACATCGCCTCGCTGGGTATCTACCCTGCGGTGGACCCACTGGATTCGACCTCGCGTCAGCTGGACCCGCTGGTTGTGGGCCAGGACCACTACGACACCGCCCGCGCCGTGCAAGGTACCCTGCAGCGCTACAAAGAACTGCGTGACATCATCGCGATTCTGGGTATGGACGAACTGGCGCCGGAAGACAAACTGCTGGTCTCGCGTGCACGTAAGATGCAGCGTTTCCTGTCGCAGCCGTTCCACGTTGCTGAAGTGTTTACCGGCGCGCCGGGTAAATACGTTTCGCTGAAAGACACGATCAAGGGCTTCAAAATGATCGCGTCGGGCGAACTCGATCACCTGCCAGAGCAAGCGTTCTACATGGTCGGCACGATCGAAGAAGCCATCGAAAAAGCCAAGAAACTCAACTAATTGTTTGAGTTGTTCGCCTCCGCTGTAAAGCGGGGGCGTTCTACCCGATAGGACACACATGGCAAACACTATTCACGTTGACGTGGTTTCGGCAGAGGAGTTGATCTACTCTGGCGAAGCCGAATTCGTCGCGTTGCCGGGTGAGCAGGGCGAGCTGGGTATCTACCCGAAGCACACGCCGCTGATTACCCGCATCCGTCCGGGCGCGGTGCGCATCCAGGTTCCAGGCCAGGCTGAAGAAGAATTCGTCTTCGTCGCCGGCGGCCTGCTGGAAGTGCAGCCTGGCGCGGTGACGGTGCTGGCGGATACCGCGATTCGCGGCAAGGATCTGGACGAAGCCAAAGCATCGGCCGCCAAGAAACGCGCTGAAGAAACGCTGGCCAACAACAGCTCCGGCATCGACTACGCGAAAGCGCAAGCCGAACTGGCAGCGGCCATCGGCCAGCTGGCAGCCATCGCCAAACTGCGCGCGAAGCACTAAGCAACGCAACCCGGTAGCACAGCAAAAAGGCAGCCTCGGCTGCCTTTTTTTATTGCTTATGATCGAAGTTCGATCAGCGTACACGGCCGAACAGCAGAAAGTTCTGATTTGAAGACCGTGCTGACCTGATGCCCTATCAGCTCATTGGCCAATCGTCGCGGTAGCGACTCATCTAGCAGAATACGCTTGTTCAGCGGTCAACCGCTCAGCGATTTCGAGTGCGCCAATCGCAGAGTTTTTCGTTACTGAAGGAAAATCATCTAGAAAGCTCTCGATAGATTCGCCAGCTTTGAGATAGTCGAATAGCGCGGCCAGTGGGACGCTTGTGCCCACAAAAACTGGTGCGCCACTATAAATCTCCGGATGACAATGGATAATTGAGGCAGTCATAATTTCCTCGCTTAAGTGGTTCTATGCCGTTTAAGTATAGTCCATACGCTTTCCAAACTGCTTGCGCTGCTAGGTCTGTCGGAAAAAGACCGTAGCGTGGAACTTGTGTCTGACCTAGGTTTTGGTCAAAAGCGGCATGCACCCCGACCTCAACGCGCGTTGCAGCTGACGCGGTAGTCGGATGGGGGCTTGCCGACGAGTTTTTCGAAGTCTGTGGTGAAATGCGCCTGATCGTAATAACCCAGTTGCTGGGCCAGCTCGGCCAGGCTGATAGCGCTGCCTTGGGCCAGCAGGTCGGCGGCGTCCAGCAGGCGCTTGCGTCGGATGATCCACTTGGGGCTGGCGCCGATGTAGTCCTTGAACAGCAGCTGCAGCTTGCGCACGCTGATCCCGGTATGATCGGCCAGCTGCTGCACTTGTGTGATGTCGGCATGGTCGTCGATTACCTGCAGGATGGTGGCAATGCGCTCCACCGCCGGGTCCGGCGTTGGCAGCGCGCGGCGCAGGAAGGCGCTGGCGGCGGCGACCATGCCGGCATCGTCGGCCGCGTCCATCACGCTGCGCTCGGTCTGCGCGTCGTCGCAGGCAAAGACTGCGGACAACGGCAACTGGCGATCGGTGATCGACTGCACTTCGGCTTGCAGGAAGGCGCGAAACGCGCCGGGCCGGAAGCTGATGCCCAGCACCCGCCCGCTGCCTTGCAGCGTATATTCAAACGATCCCGTCATCACGCCGAAGATGGCCGTGCGGCCCTCGTCAAACACCAGATGGATGGCGTGGCGAGGCAGGGTGCGCTGCACGTGCACCACGCCGTCCGGCAGCGTCCACGCCACCAGCCAGAAGTGTTCGACAAACGGCGCCAGGTCGGCGTCCGGCAGGTAGCGCTCCAGCCGGAAAACTTTTTCGCCGGCCGCCGGATTCACCACACCGCGGGTCGGACGCGGTACACTTTGCAGCGTTGTCATATTGCGTTCGCGTTTTTACAAGACCCCCATCTTAGCAAGAGTTATCGTGCGTTTTCACCCAACCGAAGGAGAAAATCATGGCACCGCAACTGACCCTGTACCACTGCCCGCAATCACGCTCGACCGGCGTGTTGACCTTGCTGGAAGAACTGCACGCACCGTACGAGCTGCATGTGATGAACATGAAAAAGGGCGAGAACCGCGAAGCCGCCTACCTCGCCGTCAACCCCATGGGCAAGGTGCCGGCGATCCGCCATGGTGACGCCATCGTTACCGAACAAGTGGCGATCTACCTCTATCTGGCCGACTTGTTCCCGGACGCCAAACTGGCGCCGCCGCTCGGCGACCCGCTGCGCGGTCCCTATCTGCGCTGGATGGCGTTCTACGGCAGTTGCTTCGAGCCGGCGATTGTCGACCAGTGGCTGAAGAACAAGCCGGCTGACAAGCAAGCCTGCCACTACGGTGATTTCGACACCATGTTCAACACGCTGATCGAGCAGCTGGGCAAAGGCCCGTATCTGCTGGGCGAACGATTCAGCGCGCTGGATGTGCTGTGGGGTACGGCCTTCGGCTGGATGGTGATGTTTGGCCTGGTGCCCAAGCTCCCCGTCATCGAACAGTACATCGCGCGCGTCAGCCAACGACCGGCGGCATTGGCCGCGCGTGAAAAAGATGCGGCGCTGGTCGCCGAGCAAGCGGTGGCATGAGCGATTCCCCTGTCACCGCCATTATCGGCGTGGTGCTGGCGCTCGGCCTGCCGACGCTGTTCTCTTTCCTGTACCGCGACAGCCAGGGCCAGCCGATGAACATCCGGCGCCATCTGCTGACGACGTGGGGTTGTTGCCTGACCGTGCTGGCGTGGCTGCTGCTGTGGGAACAGCGTCCGCTATCCAGCATCGGCCTCGTCTGGGGCAATTACCTGGCCTGGCTGATCGGCGCCGCGCTGGGATTGACGGTGTTGTCCACATCGGTGCTGTCGGTGATCCAGGCCAGCAAGGCCGGCAAGGCGGCGGTGCCGGAAGGCTCGGAAGCGGGATTGACGCGGCTGCTGTCGACGCCGGCCTGGTTCCGCTGGGCGGTGGTGATCACTGCCGGCGTCACCGAAGAAATCATGTTTCGCGGCTACCCGATCGAGAGCCTGCACGAAATCACCGGCAGCCTGTGGCTGGCGGCGCTGATACCGCTGACGGTGTTCACGCTGGCGCACCTGGGCGGCTGGTCGTGGAGCCACCTGGTTGGCGTGCTGTTCGGCGGCGGGTTGTTGACCGGCCTCTATCTGTGGCAGCGCGACCTGGTCGCCTGCATCATCGCCCACGCGCTGATCGATTCGCTGATTATCTTTCTGCCGGCATTGCTGAAAAAACTGGCAGCGCGCCAGCTGGTACAGCCTACGTCATTGAACGCTGGATAGCCTGGACTTTGCGCGATAGCGGCTGTAGCGCATTTTCGATGAGAGCAAGCGCTAACTCCGGCTGCGCGCTGCCGCACATGAAAATGTCGGCGGCGGCGAAGCCGCATTCGGGCCAGGTGTGAATGGTGATGTGGGACTCGGCCAGCAGCACCACGCCGGTCACGCCCTGGCCGTCGCCGAAGGCATGGAAGTGGCTGAACAGGATGTGTGCGCCGGCCGCTTCGGCTGCCTGGCGCAGCAGCGTTTCCAGCCCGGCGCAGTCGCTCAGTTTGCCGGCGGCGATGCCGTTCAGGTCGGCCAGCACATGGGTGCCGGACGCCACATGCGTCGTCGTCGCCACTGGTAGCGCTTCGCGCTTCACTTGTGGCCTCCGCCGCCGGAACCGCCACCCCAGCTGCCGCCGCCACCGCCGGTGTGCGAACTCCACGAGCTGCCGCCGGCGCTGCGGCCCGAGCCGCCGCTCACCATGCGGGTCCAGCTGCTACCGGCGCTGAACAGCACGACGACGATCGCGTAGATAAAAAATTTGCTCATGTTTTTTCGTTATCGTCCAGGAAGACAGCAGGCAGGTAAATGGCGATCGCGGCGATCGCCGTCATGAACCAGGTGCCGGAGAAGTTGAACAGCAGCGGCACCGCATTCACCACCAGCATGAACCAGATGATGTACTTGGCCGTAGTGCGATAACGGTTGTTGCCGAACGGCTTGGACTTCGACGGCGCTTTCACCTTGCCCTTGAAGCCTTTGCCGAACCACATCGCCAGCTGGTCGGCCGACACCGGCGAGGAGCGCGACCATGTCATCTCGCTGTCGGTGGTCTCGGCGGCCAGCCGCAACTGGCCGGCCTGGAATTCCGCCACCTGCGCCTTGTCGCCGACGGACACGCGCCAGTTGAAGGCGCCCACCGCATAGGTGACTTCCGCCTCGTAGCTGTACAAGGCGGAAAACTGCACCTTATCCACAGCCACATTACCGGCGCCGGGCATGTACGACATCGGCCACGACGACAGCACGTTGGCACCGGACCAGCCGTCTTCCGTCAGCACCAGCCAGGAGAAGCCGGCGCGCGGGCCGTACATCAGATATTCGTCCCACTCGTTGGCCTCATCGTCGGCGCGCCGCATCATGCCGATGATGGTGAAGTCCTGGTTGTTGATCTTGGCGGTGGCGCCCAGTTCCAGCATCAGCGGCACGGCTTCCACCCGTTCGCCGGCGGCCACCACCTGCGCTTTCGGACTGGAGGCGTCGATCTGCGTGGCGCAGGCCGGGCATACCAGGTTGGCGGTAATGCCGGGCAGATATTTGATCGGCGTGCCGCACGACGGGCAGTCCAGCGCCGTGAGCTTGCCGCGATAGCGGCCGGCCGCGCGCTGGATGGTGTCGTCGTCGCGCAGCAGCTGGCATTGCAGGCTGTCGAGCGTGACGGCGATACCGGTGTAGACCACCGGTTGCGGACCGTCGGAATAATCGAGCGTGATGAATTCCTGGCCGCGGCGGAAGTCGGCCACTTTGGCCTGGTAGCCGTCGCCTACCTTGAACGGCAGCTCGCCCTGGCCGCCGATGCAATCGGCCACGCGCACTTCGGCCGCCGTGTACAAGCCGCCGCCGATGCCGTAGGTTCGGCCGGGCACCAGGTCCTCGAAAGCCTGCGGCGGCTTGGCGCCGTCGTATTCGGCGGTGATGGTGTACATGCCGGACGAATCGCCCAGCCACGAGGTTTTACCGTCGTCGAACAGCAGATACCATTCGTTCCACATACCGGCCGAGTAGCGCAGCTGGATGCGGCCGACCACGGTGAACGGCCGGCCGCCGAGCACGCCGGCGGTGCCGATCTGGATCGGCGAGTAGTCCTCCAGCACGGACGACATCTTGCCCAGGTCTTTGACGGCGTTGGCATCCTTGAGCACTCGTGTGCTGCAATACTCGCAGACCGCCATGACCGAGGCGTGCGAGCGGAATTTAACTTCCGCGCCGCAGCTGGGACAGGAAACGATTTGCATGCAGTATTAGCCGATCAGTTTTTTCAGCAGCTCGGCCTTGGTGCTGTCGTAGTCGGCGGCCGAGATCAGGCCTTTGTCGAGCAGGCCCTTGAGTTTTCCCAGACGGTCTTCGATCGAGTCCTCGGTGGCAGGTGCGGCAGGTGCGGCGGCTTGCGGCGCTAGCGTGCCGCCCATGGTCTGGCCGATCACCTGGCCCACCGACAGTCCGGCACCGAGGCCCGCGCCGATGCCGGCCAGGCCGCCCTCGTTGCTGGCCGCTAGTGGAATCGAACTAGCCACCTGGTATTTGGTAAAGCCGGCCAGCTTGTCGGCGCTCATGCCGCCCTTCATGCCGGCCGAGATGCGCTCGTCCAGCGCCGCCTGCAGTTCTTCCGGCAGGCTGACGCTGGCCACGTTGAATTCATCCAGTGCGATGCCATAGCGGGCAAACGCCGTGGTCAGGTCGCCCTTGACCTGCTGCGCCATCAGCGCCTGGTTGGCCGCCATGTCGAGGAACGGCACCTGCGACGCGCCGAGCGAACTGGCCATGCTGGCCATCAGAATGCCGCGCAGCTGGTCTTCTACCTCGTCGCGGGTGTAGACCTCGCGCGTGCCGCTGATTTCGGTGAAGAAGGTACGCGCGTTGGTCACGCGGTACGAGTACATGCCGAAGGCGCGCACGCGCACCATGTCGAAGTCCTTGTCGCGGATGGTGATCGGCTGCGGCGTGCCCCATTTGCGGCCGGTCTGCACGCGGGTGCTGAAGAAGTACACGTCCGACTTGAACGGCGAATCAAACAGCTTGTCCCAGTTTTTCAGGTTGGTCAGCACCGGCAGCGTGCGGGTGGTCAGCGTGTGGGTACCGGGACCGAAGACGTCGGCCACCTGGCCTTCGTTGACGAACACCGCCACCTGTGATTCGCGCACCACCAGCTGGCCGCCGTTCTGGATCTCCTGGTCGGCCATCGGATAACGCCATGCCAGCACGCCGTCGGTGTCCTCGTTCCATTGCAGTACATCGATAAACTGCTTCTTGATAAAGCTGCCGATACCCATGATGGTCCTCGCTTCGAAATTAGGAAATGCCGGCGCCGTTGATCACGCCGATGGAAATGGAAATCGCGCCGAGCAGGCCGCCGAACGCCGTGTTGTTCGCCTCAATCTGGTCTTTGGACATGTTCAGCACCCGCGTGGTGATGGCGTAGGCCAGCATCTGGATCAGCATGGCGCCGAAGGCCCAGGCGAAAAACTGCTGGTAGTCGAGAGTATGCATCAGCGCCGAACCGATGGTGATTGAAAAACCGATCACCGCCCCGCCCAGCGATAGCGCCGCCGCCTGATTGCCCGCGCGGATCAGCTTGACCTCGTCGAACGGCGTCGACCAGGTGTAGGCCTTGAAGAACACGGCCAGCAGCAAAGCGGCCAGCAACAGGTGAATCAGGTAGTTTAGGATGGCGGGCACGGCACACCTTCAGGTAAAGTATTACTTGATAATAATGCAAATGAGCAGAAATGACCAAAAAGATTCTGATTTTGTCCGTCTTCGTCGTGGCGTCGTGTGGACTGGCGTATGAGCTGATTGCCGGTGCGCTGTCCAGTTATCTGCTGGGCGATTCGGTGCTGCAGTTCTCGACGATTATCGGATGCTACCTGTTTGCGATGGGCGTCGGCGCGCATTTCTCCAAGTACGTCAAGGACGAGGATGTGCTGGCGCGCTTTGTCGATATCGAGCTGGCGGTGGGCCTGATCGGCGGCGTGTCGGCGGCGGTGCTGTTCCTGACCTTCGCGTGGATGGCGGCGCCGTTCCGCACGCTGTTGTACACCATGGTGTTTCTGGTCGGCGCGTTTGTCGGTATGGAGGTGCCACTGGTGATGCGCGCGCTGAATGCGCGGCAAACCGAATTCAATGAACTGGTCAGCCGCGTGCTGACTTTCGATTATCTGGGCGCGCTGGCGGTGTCGCTGCTGTTCCCGCTGGTACTGGCGCCGTATCTGGGCCTGGTGCGCACCGGCTTCCTGTTCGGCATGCTGAATGTCGGCGTGGCCCTGTGGACAATCAAGGCGTTTTCCACAGAGCTGAAAAACGTCACCGGCCGTTTGCTGCGCGCCAGCGCGGTGTTGTGCGCCTTGGTGTTCGGCTTTGCCTTCGCCGACAAGATGACCTACTGGGGCGAGCATGGCCTGTTCGGCGACGAAATCGTGTTTGCCACCACCACGCCATATCAGCGCCTGGTCATCACGCGCTGGAAGGACGATACGCGCCTGTACATCAACGGCAATCTGCAATTCTCGTCGCGCGACGAATACCGTTATCACGAGGCGTTGGTGCATCCGGTGCTGCAGCCGCTGCCCTGGGCGAAGCGGGTGCTGGTGCTGGGTGGTGGCGACGGCCTTGCGCTGCGCGAGATCCTGCGCTACCAGAACATCGAGCATGTAACGCTGGTCGACCTCGACCCCGCCATGACCGGCGCCTTCACCCACCGCGAGGAACTGGTCAAGCTCAATCACGGCTCGTTCAGCGACAAGCGCGTACGCGTGGTGAACGCCGATGCGGCCATCTGGCTGCAGCACAACGACGATATGTTCGACGCCGTCATCGTCGACTTCCCCGATCCCTCCAGCTTCGCGCTGGGCAAACTGTATTCGGTGCCGTTCTACGGCATGGTGCGCAAGCATCTGGCGGCCAATGGCCTGATGGTGGTGCAATCGACGTCGCCGTTCTTCGCGCCGCACGCTTACTGGACCATCGATTCGACGCTGCGCGAAGTGGGCCTGAAAACCTATCCGTATCACGCCTACGTGCCATCGTTCGGCGAATGGGGCTTCATCCTGGCGATGTCACAGGCCAACTACGCGCCGCCCACCAGCTACCGCCTGCCGATGCGCTACCTGAACGCCGACACCACGCGCGAGATGTTCATCTTCCCGCCCGATATGAAGCCGCTGCCGATGGAGCCGAACCGTCTCAACACCCAGTCGCTCGT from Duganella dendranthematis encodes:
- a CDS encoding glutathione S-transferase family protein: MAPQLTLYHCPQSRSTGVLTLLEELHAPYELHVMNMKKGENREAAYLAVNPMGKVPAIRHGDAIVTEQVAIYLYLADLFPDAKLAPPLGDPLRGPYLRWMAFYGSCFEPAIVDQWLKNKPADKQACHYGDFDTMFNTLIEQLGKGPYLLGERFSALDVLWGTAFGWMVMFGLVPKLPVIEQYIARVSQRPAALAAREKDAALVAEQAVA
- a CDS encoding F0F1 ATP synthase subunit epsilon, which encodes MANTIHVDVVSAEELIYSGEAEFVALPGEQGELGIYPKHTPLITRIRPGAVRIQVPGQAEEEFVFVAGGLLEVQPGAVTVLADTAIRGKDLDEAKASAAKKRAEETLANNSSGIDYAKAQAELAAAIGQLAAIAKLRAKH
- a CDS encoding AraC family transcriptional regulator, which codes for MTTLQSVPRPTRGVVNPAAGEKVFRLERYLPDADLAPFVEHFWLVAWTLPDGVVHVQRTLPRHAIHLVFDEGRTAIFGVMTGSFEYTLQGSGRVLGISFRPGAFRAFLQAEVQSITDRQLPLSAVFACDDAQTERSVMDAADDAGMVAAASAFLRRALPTPDPAVERIATILQVIDDHADITQVQQLADHTGISVRKLQLLFKDYIGASPKWIIRRKRLLDAADLLAQGSAISLAELAQQLGYYDQAHFTTDFEKLVGKPPSDYRVSCNAR
- a CDS encoding F0F1 ATP synthase subunit delta codes for the protein MAENATVARPYAEALFRVAQAGKESFNLAAWAELVAELAQIASHPEVQAFARNPKASDSDIVAAFKALVKTPVNTEATNFLSMLVENGRISLLPEIGTQFLALKNAAEGAADAEITSAFELDAAQVSTLIATLEKKFSRKLNPVVTVDPALIGGVRVVVGDEVLDTSVRAKLQQMRVALVA
- the atpD gene encoding F0F1 ATP synthase subunit beta — its product is MADGKIVQCIGAVVDVEFPRNAMPKVFDALKMEGSELTLEVQQQLGDGIVRTIALGTSDGLRRGMMIQNTGKPIMVPVGKATLGRIMDVLGNPIDECGPVAHDQIASIHRAPPAYDELSPSQDLLETGIKVIDLVCPFAKGGKVGLFGGAGVGKTVNMMELINNIAKAHSGLSVFAGVGERTREGNDFYHEMADAKVVDLETPENSKVAMVYGQMNEPPGNRLRVALTGLTMAEAFRDEGKDVLFFVDNIYRFTLAGTEVSALLGRMPSAVGYQPTLAEEMGRLQERITSTKTGSITSIQAVYVPADDLTDPSPATTFGHLDSTVVLSRDIASLGIYPAVDPLDSTSRQLDPLVVGQDHYDTARAVQGTLQRYKELRDIIAILGMDELAPEDKLLVSRARKMQRFLSQPFHVAEVFTGAPGKYVSLKDTIKGFKMIASGELDHLPEQAFYMVGTIEEAIEKAKKLN
- the atpA gene encoding F0F1 ATP synthase subunit alpha translates to MQLNPSEISELIKSRIEGLDGGAEVRNQGTVISVADGIVRIHGLSDVMQGEMLEFPGNTFGLAMNLERDSVGSVILGAYEHISEGDTVKTTGRILEVPVGPELRGRVVNALGQPIDGKGAIATKLTSPIEKIAPGVIARESVSQPMQTGLKSIDAMVPIGRGQRELIIGDRQTGKSAVAVDAIINQKGQGMTCIYVAIGQKASTIKNIVRSLEEHGALEYTIVVAASASESAAMQYISAYSGCTMGEYFRDRGEDALIVYDDLSKQAVAYRQISLLLRRPPGREAYPGDVFYLHSRLLERAARVNADYVEAFTKGEVKGKTGSLTALPIIETQAGDVSAFVPTNVISITDGQIFLETSLFNAGIRPAINAGISVSRVGGAAQTKVIKNLSGGIRTDLAQYRELAAFAQFASDLDESTRKQLDRGARVTELLKQKQYSPLSISLMAASLFAVNKGYLDDVEVKKVLSFEAGLHAYLKTKQADLLSKIESSKQLDKDGEATLSAAIADFKKSGAF
- a CDS encoding CPBP family intramembrane glutamic endopeptidase; translated protein: MSDSPVTAIIGVVLALGLPTLFSFLYRDSQGQPMNIRRHLLTTWGCCLTVLAWLLLWEQRPLSSIGLVWGNYLAWLIGAALGLTVLSTSVLSVIQASKAGKAAVPEGSEAGLTRLLSTPAWFRWAVVITAGVTEEIMFRGYPIESLHEITGSLWLAALIPLTVFTLAHLGGWSWSHLVGVLFGGGLLTGLYLWQRDLVACIIAHALIDSLIIFLPALLKKLAARQLVQPTSLNAG
- the speD gene encoding adenosylmethionine decarboxylase — protein: MKREALPVATTTHVASGTHVLADLNGIAAGKLSDCAGLETLLRQAAEAAGAHILFSHFHAFGDGQGVTGVVLLAESHITIHTWPECGFAAADIFMCGSAQPELALALIENALQPLSRKVQAIQRSMT
- a CDS encoding DUF433 domain-containing protein → MTASIIHCHPEIYSGAPVFVGTSVPLAALFDYLKAGESIESFLDDFPSVTKNSAIGALEIAERLTAEQAYSAR
- the atpG gene encoding F0F1 ATP synthase subunit gamma, which encodes MAVGKEIRGKIKSVENTKKITKAMEMVAASKMRKAQDRMRAARPYSEKVRNIAANLANANPEYTHPFLADEAKETAKAIGFIVVTTDKGLCGGMNTNILRLVTNKSRELEAAGNKIAAVAIGNKGLGFLNRVGVPVVAQVTQIGDTPHLEKLIGPVKVMLEKFQNGEVDAVYLCYTKFINTMKQEPVVQQLLPLPAATKQADAGNHNWDYIYEPDAATVIDELLERYVEALVYQSVAENLASEQSARMVAMKAASDNAGSVIGELKLIYNKTRQAAITKELSEIVAGAAAV